Proteins encoded within one genomic window of Couchioplanes caeruleus:
- a CDS encoding DUF2637 domain-containing protein gives MSEARLRRLRWAVRLTLALGVAASVTANILHARPHPVSQAIAAWPPLALLITVELVSRIPLYRRSLGVLRITATAAIAGIAAWVSYWHMAGVVARYGETGTVPYLLPLSVDGLIVVASVSLVELSARHRDTTPAAPAPGRAGAPATTTAASATPEPEPGLAAATPATAPPVRPAHAELTDGVSDDRPPAIPAPDPASAAERGQYPDGQDDEDDATDDDSASEADDEDDADDGADLAADLVPLLPAARAARDELTREGRTVSRDALARRLRRNGTAIRNNRVSELLTALRREEPSVNGSRPKLPV, from the coding sequence ATGAGCGAGGCACGCCTGCGGCGGCTGCGATGGGCCGTGCGCCTCACCCTCGCCCTCGGGGTGGCCGCCTCGGTCACCGCGAACATCCTCCATGCGAGGCCGCACCCGGTTTCGCAGGCCATCGCGGCATGGCCGCCGCTTGCCCTGCTCATCACGGTCGAGCTGGTCTCGCGGATCCCGCTGTACCGCCGCAGCCTCGGCGTACTGCGCATCACGGCTACCGCCGCCATCGCCGGCATCGCCGCCTGGGTCTCGTACTGGCACATGGCCGGAGTCGTGGCCCGCTACGGCGAAACCGGCACCGTGCCCTACCTGCTCCCACTGTCCGTCGACGGCCTCATCGTCGTCGCCTCGGTGTCCCTGGTCGAGCTGTCCGCCCGCCACCGCGACACCACCCCCGCCGCACCGGCCCCCGGTAGGGCCGGGGCGCCCGCCACAACGACCGCGGCCAGCGCCACACCGGAACCGGAGCCGGGCCTCGCCGCTGCGACACCTGCGACCGCGCCACCGGTCCGGCCCGCGCACGCCGAGCTGACCGACGGCGTATCCGACGACCGTCCGCCCGCCATACCCGCGCCCGATCCGGCGTCCGCCGCCGAACGCGGTCAGTACCCGGACGGCCAGGACGACGAGGACGACGCAACCGACGACGACAGCGCCTCCGAGGCCGACGACGAGGACGACGCTGACGACGGCGCGGACCTCGCAGCGGACCTGGTGCCGCTGCTGCCGGCCGCCCGCGCTGCCCGCGACGAGCTGACCCGCGAAGGCCGCACCGTCAGCCGCGACGCCCTCGCCCGTCGGTTGCGCCGCAACGGCACCGCGATCCGCAACAACCGGGTCTCCGAGCTGCTCACTGCCCTGCGCCGCGAGGAGCCATCGGTGAACGGCTCCCGCCCGAAGCTGCCGGTCTGA
- a CDS encoding DUF6907 domain-containing protein, whose product MDEQPATPDARRHLGSCPPWCADCRDSDPPGTLLHRGPTTSVAVYDEACHLVDAHVRPAFWNKPPAWLGTDPADIERPHVEVHLGDGTDVQLYLNPAQARTFAAALMRSADAAETEALYRTPAPCGPPSDTAPVSAPPRSA is encoded by the coding sequence ATGGACGAGCAACCCGCGACGCCCGACGCCCGGCGACACCTCGGCTCCTGCCCGCCGTGGTGCGCGGACTGCCGCGACTCCGACCCGCCCGGCACGCTGCTGCACCGAGGCCCGACAACGTCGGTGGCCGTCTACGACGAGGCGTGCCACCTGGTCGACGCCCACGTTCGCCCGGCCTTCTGGAACAAACCGCCCGCCTGGCTCGGCACCGACCCCGCCGACATCGAACGCCCACACGTCGAGGTCCACCTCGGCGACGGCACCGATGTGCAGCTGTACCTCAACCCCGCCCAGGCACGCACCTTCGCTGCCGCCCTCATGCGGTCCGCCGACGCCGCCGAGACCGAGGCCCTCTACCGCACGCCCGCGCCATGCGGGCCGCCCTCGGATACCGCGCCGGTCAGTGCGCCGCCACGGTCGGCTTGA